The nucleotide sequence CTGTGGCCATTATAACCATATCGGCGCCTATAGTTTTATCTTCCAGGACAACTCCGTTTACATGGGTTTCGCCGACAATTTTATCCATAGATTTCCCAAGAATAACGTTTATTCCTTTTTTTTCAATGTATTTTTGGACCAGGGCGGCCATATCAGGATCAAGAGATCTGGGGACAACTTGAGGAATCATTTCTATTATGGTGACATCCAGACCCATATTCAGAAGTCCATAAGCAATTTCCAGTCCAATTAACCCGGCACCTATGATTACTGCTTTTTTGCTTTTTTCAGCGTATTCTTTGATTTTTAAGCCATCTTTAATGGTTCTGATCTTAAAGACACCTTCAAGATCGGATCCTTCCACTGGGGGAATAAATGGAGCTCCTCCAGTTGCTATCACCAGATAATCATAGGATAACTCTTCTTCTGGTTCATCTATTTTGTCTATCAAGCTATATTTAATTTTGTTAGCAATGCTTGATACTTCCAGAACTTCTGCACGGGTTATAACTTTTATATCTTTTTCCAGATAATCTTCTGGCTCGTGCATTATAATATCTTCAAAACAATCCACTTCACCACACAAAACATAGGGTATTGCGCAGGGAGAGTATGCAATATGTTCATCTCGAGTTATAACTGTAATTTCCGCGTCTTTATCGTATTTTCTTATATTAGAGGCTG is from Methanobacterium sp. and encodes:
- a CDS encoding FAD-dependent oxidoreductase, with the protein product MRVVIIGGGAGGLTTASNIRKYDKDAEITVITRDEHIAYSPCAIPYVLCGEVDCFEDIIMHEPEDYLEKDIKVITRAEVLEVSSIANKIKYSLIDKIDEPEEELSYDYLVIATGGAPFIPPVEGSDLEGVFKIRTIKDGLKIKEYAEKSKKAVIIGAGLIGLEIAYGLLNMGLDVTIIEMIPQVVPRSLDPDMAALVQKYIEKKGINVILGKSMDKIVGETHVNGVVLEDKTIGADMVIMATGVRPETKLAKMAGCNLGRWAIQVNEKMQTSIPNIYAVGDCVEVYDAITGHNTQSPLGTAAVRQGKIAAKNIAGIKAEFKPVLNSMVSKVGDLEFGAVGLTNAVALNNGIDVIAGKSRALTKARYYPGAKRIDVKMICNLKGVIIGCQIIAEERVAERIDTMSLVIAKGMTCSELANMEFSYAPPVSMVIDPIILAAEDACDKLSNLNKNNKGG